A window of the Phaseolus vulgaris cultivar G19833 unplaced genomic scaffold, P. vulgaris v2.0 scaffold_21, whole genome shotgun sequence genome harbors these coding sequences:
- the LOC137817216 gene encoding uncharacterized protein, with protein sequence MSEEMSMQRVMEIMRGLQDDMAESKLEQERMQADLEASHARNEELRLVNEELRQGLRNNPGQREPDEMEHLTPPREFTTPFSHEILDAAIPNTFAGPKAIFTGMEDPEAHLTAFHTQMVLVGGSGAARCKLFMSTLTGMTMDWFISLPNGYITSFQQLSQLFREQYLANRAPPPVSHDIFNVKQYQGESLKEYINRFGAQVVKTGTSEEPMIVYAFRKGVSPDPFCESIIRNRPRTFAEIRRRAVEHIASEGEVCEKRTSVVPSRPRVQTRSQPVRENETTTGRKKPEGRRPYETRKPQPRPRGPAGGDRPVRERARPARYNFAVELKDLIAVPNIAERLRRPAKTDKVLGPRKDSWCEFHEAFGHHIDNCLSLGYQLDELVRSGLLKDYVAEPAETPTLPAPTEEQAHEMPVLGEVHTIAGGFSGGRHTASQRKKYARGVNSIEERISGEPWESDLVFTRGDLRDVVPHDNDPVVISVVTAGRKVHRVLVDQGSSADVMFLSTFNKLRLSPDLLRPYTGCLYGFADNQVEV encoded by the coding sequence ATGAGTGAGGAGATGTCCATGCAGCGAGTCATGGAGATAATGCGAGGGCTGCAAGACGATATGGCAGAATCGAAGTTGGaacaggagcgcatgcaggcggatctcgaagcctcgcatgcgaggaacgaagagctccgtcTGGTGAATGAAGAGCTGCGCCAGGGTTTGAGGAACAACCCGGGGCAACGTGAACCAGATGAGATGGAACATCTCACCCCGCCGAGGGAGTTcaccactcccttctcgcatgAAATcttagacgcagcgatccccaacacgtttGCGGGGCCTAAGGCGATTTTCACCggaatggaggatcctgaggcgcacctcactgcgttccacacgcagatggtgttAGTAGGAGGTTCAGGCGCTgcaagatgcaagctcttcatgagcactttaaCTGGGATGACGATGGATTGGTTTATTAGCCTTCCTAACGGCTATATCACCTCCTTCCAGCAGTTGTCACAGCTATTCAGAGAGCAATACCTGGCGAACAGGGCCCCGCCGCCAGTTTCCCATGACATATTTAATGTGAAGCAATACCAAGGAGAGAGTTTGAAAgaatacatcaaccgcttcggggcccaaGTGGTGAAAACCGGTACCTCGGAAgagcccatgattgtgtatgcCTTCAGGAAGGGCGTGAGTCCCGACCCCTTTTGCGAGTCTATTATACGCAATCGCCCAaggactttcgctgaaataCGACGTCGCGCGGTGGAGCATATCGCTTCcgagggagaggtgtgtgaaaaacgcaccagcgtcgtgccctcacgcccaagGGTACAGACGCGGAGTCAGCCCGTCAGGGaaaatgagaccacgacgggaagaaaaaaaccagaggggagacgcccctacgagaccagaaaaccccagccccggccccggggcccagcaggaggcgatcgtCCTGTCAGGGAGAGGGccagaccggcgaggtacaacttcgcggtggagttgaaggacctgatagccgtgcctaatatagctgagaggttgaggcgaccggcgaagactgacaaggtaTTGGGGCCACgaaaagactcttggtgtgagttccacgaagctTTTGGTCATCACATCgacaactgcctgtcgttggggtATCAGCTAGACGAGCTTGTGAGAAGCGGTTTGCTGAAGGATTATGTTGCAGAACCCGCCGAGACACCCACCCTGCCGGCGCCCACAGAAGAACAGGCGCACGAGATGCCCGTGctcggcgaggtccataccatcgccggaggcttctctggtggcagacacaccgcctcccagcggaagaaatacgcgaggggggtcaactcaatTGAAGAGAGAATCTCGGgtgagccatgggagtcggacctcgtgttcacgagagggGACCTCCGAGATGttgtaccccacgacaacgaccccgtagTCATTTCAGTCGTCACAGCGGGCCGTAAGGTACACAGGGTCCTTGTCGACCAAGGGAGCTCCGCGGACGTCATGTTTTTGTCGACGTTCAACAAGCTGCGTTTGTCCCCTGACCttctgaggccctacacaggctgcctatatgggttcgcagACAACCAAGTGGAAGTCTGa
- the LOC137817217 gene encoding uncharacterized protein codes for MGEGPDRTAPAEKATPIQDNSRDQQATNVVDRNISGKTFKLGRLLSQEEQEAVAEVISRHLDAFAWSASDMPGIDPDFLCHHLSMDATVRPVRQRRRKFNEERQLVVREETKKLLRAGHIREIQYPEWLANVVLVKKANGKWRMCVDFTDLNKVMPFGLKNAGATYQRLMDKVLAPMLGRNVYAYVDDMVVASRDKAQHVADLEELFVTISKYHLKLNPEKYVFGVEAGRFLGFMLTERGIEANPDKCIAIIAMRSPTSVKEVQQLTGWMAALSRFVSAGGEKGHPYFQCLKRNSRFAWTDECETAFIKLKEYLAAPPILCKPVEGVPLRLYFTVTERAISSVLVQEQDQIQRPIYFVYANFVAELSPGGEQEVEAGSQWSLSVDGSSNQQGSGAGIVLEGPDGVLIEQALRFAFKGSNNQAEYEALIAGMLLAKEMGVRNLLVKSDSQLVTGQVLGEFQAKDPQMAAYLRYVESLKGAFSALELVHVPREQNARADLLAKLASSGKGARQRTVIQ; via the exons ATGGGAGAGGGTCCCGACCGCACGGCGCCAGCGGAAAAGGCGACGCCCATTCAGGATAACAGCAGGGACCAACAAGCGACTAACGTGGTGGATAGGAACATTAGCGGCAAGACGTTTAAACTAGGGCGTCTGCTGAGTCAAGAAGAGCAGGAGGCGGTGGCAGAGGTGATCTCACGCCATTTGGACGCCTTcgcgtggtctgcctcggacatgcccggcatcgaccctgatttcttatgtcatcacctcagcatggacgccacggttcgccccgtgcgccaaaggaggagaaaattcaatgaagagaggcagctggtggtaCGCGAAGAAACGAAGAAGCTGCTGagggctggccacatcagggaaatccaataccccgaatggctagccaacgtcgtcctggtaaagaaggcgaatgggaagtggaggatgtgcgtggacttcactgacctaaacaag gtgatgcctttcggcttgaagaatgcgggtgccacctaccaaaggctgatggacaaggttcTAGCACCCATGTTAGGAAGAAATgtatacgcctacgtggatgatatggtagtggCGTCGAGGGATAAGGCACAGCATGTGGCGGACCTGGAGGAATTAttcgtcactatatccaagtaCCACCTCAaactaaaccccgagaagtatgtcttcggggtagaggctgggaggttcctaggtttcatgctcacggagaggggaatagaAGCGAATCCCGACAAGTGCATAGCAATCATCGCCATGCGTAGCCCGACGTCAGTAAAAGAAGTACAACAGCTGACGGGgtggatggcggcgctctcgaggtttgtttctgccggaggagagaaggggcacccatatttccagtgccttaaGAGGAACAGTCGTTTCGCATGGACGGACGAATGCGAAACGGCTTTCATCAAGCTAAAAGAATACCTGGCGGCACCACCgatcctctgcaaaccggtagaaggcgtgcccctccggctgtacttcACGGTGACGGAAcgagctatcagctctgtgttagtccaagagcaggaccagattcaaaggcctatctacttc GTATACGCAAATTTcgtggcagaactctcgcccggaggcgAACAGGAGGTGGAGGCAGGCTCACAGTGGTCGCTCTCAgtggatggctcttccaaccagcaaggaagtggtgcgggaatagtcttggaaggaccagacggtgtactgatcgagcaggccctgcgcttcgcttTCAAAGGtagtaataatcaggctgagtacgaagccctgattgcaggaatgctttTAGCCAAAGAAATGGGCGTGCGGAACCTATTAGTGAAGAGTGACTCTCAACTGGTTACGGGGCAAGTGttgggtgagttccaggcgaaagacccacagatggcggcataTTTAAGGTACGTCGAATCGCTAAAGGGAGCCTTTAGTGCtcttgagctggtgcatgtcccaagggagcagaatgccagagctgacctgctcgccaagctggccagctcaggcaagggggccAGGCAGAGGACTGTAATCCAATAA